A window of Nicotiana sylvestris chromosome 8, ASM39365v2, whole genome shotgun sequence genomic DNA:
gaaccaaccaacacgatacgatgaaatacaactgaacaaaacataaagaagaagaaatggggaaaacagggcTATAACTCctgaaacgaccggccaggttaTTACATTACCGttatttttattgtatttcaatgtatctcctgtatttcatgtatttcattgtattcattgtctttagttttttttctactttttcaaTGTATTCACTATATTTAAATGTATTCAACAATATGTATTCAATATATTGTAGAATgcatttatatatttttaattaatataatttatatattcagATGCATATTTGTATTCAAATATATTTGCagtatgtattcatatattttgcACTATAGATGACCTTCTATATTTTATGTATTCAATGCATTTttatgtatttaactgtattcaatgtaattatataatttcaaTATATAAATCTATTTATAAAGATACCACAAAAATATATTTTAGTAAAGATAccactaaaaaaagaaaagatggATTAAAAGTCTGAAGATTGCTCTATTTTGGGGTGTTTTTCGGCTGAGAATCTTTTCTATAATTGGAAATacaaatttgtgtgttataattgagtttgttgagttgtATTAGTAGTCTATCGCGTTAATTAATTCACTTACCGTTTTAAACTGTTGAAGACCTTTTTTTCGCATGTTTCCTTACTGTATTCACGAATACAACTCGCGAATACATATGAATATAGTCTATGTTTAGATAGACTTCCTTATTTTTTGCTgagttttgctactgtattcatgaatacagtagcttgaatacatcgaatacactctataACAAGTGAAACATAGCTATATGAAGCAATTAAGTAAATGGTAGCTATAGCaagttaatagccactaaacaatagtCATTTCTAAAAATTCCTCTTTTAAATATATCAAAAACTCTTTCCTTTACTACCTCTCGTTGCCTTTTAATTCATGCTAGGAACGTCAAAAGGCATAAATGATGAAAGGTTCAAGTTGAATTGAACCAACAAACATGTAATTATTACTCcatccatttcaatttatgtgaatatattttttttaatccgtgccaaaaagaatgattcCTTTgcctatttggaaataatttatcTTTATGCAATAATTTATAGGCGCACAAAATATATGCGTCTCATTTTACACTACAAGtttaaaagtcttctctcttttcttaaactccgtacccagtcaaatgggttcacataaattaaaatggaGGGAGAAACTTTAGATACATAGATAATTTCTGAAATTTGTCACAAAGTTATTTAAAAATCTCAATTAAAAGGATGACCTATTGGGACTTGTTATAATCTAGCCCTAAGTTCCGCCAGTAATGAGCTTGAGCGAGAGAGAAGAGGAGATAAACACAGAGGGGCAGATAGATGAGAAAGACTTTCTCTATTAGCTGCCTTAAACTGAAAATGATTTGTACACCACCTATTTATCCTAACCAACTTAATCGATTATGTATAAGAAAAACTAACAACTAACTTCTTAACTAACTACCTTCTAGAAGCGTGCTACATAAATACATAAATGTACAACCACTTACAACTCTTCTAATATGAATACTCTCCGTCAAGTtaagaataaaaaaatatttttcattcccAACTTGACGATTAATGTCGCATGTTGTTGATGCCCAAGTGCTTTGGTTAGCACATCTGCTGGTTGTTCTTGACTGGCAATATAAAATGTCTTGATCAGCCTTTCTTGATTTTTTTCTCAAATGAAATGGCAGTCTATTTCTATGTATTTTGTCTTCTTATGATACATACAATTTTCAGCAATTTGCAATGTTGTTTTATTATCATTGAACAACTTTATGGGCAGTTTCAAATTCAGATTTAACTTTTCTAGCAGACCATTCAACCACACAAGTTCAGCCACTGTATGTGCCATGCTTCTGTACTTAGCTTCAGCTGAGTTTCTAGATAGTGTGCTGCTTCTTGGCTTTCCAGGATATGGTTGAACTTTCAAGCTTAATGCAGTATCCAGTGATGACTTTCTTGACATAGGGCATGAGGCCTAGTTAAAGTCACATAATGCTTCTATTTCTTCATTGCTATCACTTGACATTAACATCCCCATCCCTAGTTGCTTCTTGATGTACCTTACTATATGAAGCGCTGCTTCATAGTGAGATTTCTTAGGTGCATGCATAAATTGACTTAAGTATTCCACTGCATATGAAATATCAGGACTTGTTATTTTGAGATACAAAAGCTTCTCTATGAGCCTCTGATAACTCCCCTATCCTCCAATAATTCATCTCCATTATTTGTGTTTGTGCAAGTATCAAACTCAGTGCTTGTTAACTTCAAGTTTTGCTCCATTGGTGTCTCTTTAGGTTTAGAGCCTACTAGTCCTGCATCAGATATCATCTCTACTGCATATTTTCTCTAAGACATGAGGATGCCCGCCTTTGATCCAGCAAACTCTATGCCTAAGAAGTATCTAACTTCTCCAAGTTCTTTTATCTTAAAGTGTTGATGTAGGGATTCCTGAGCAAGTTTATTTTCCTGCAGATCATGTCCTGTAACAAGAAGATCATCTACATAGACCAATATCAAAACAAACTTTTTATCCACATTTTTAGTAAACAAAGAATAATCATGCTTGCTTTGCTTAAAACAAGACATAGACAAGGCTTGAGACAATTTTAAATTCCATTGTCTACATGACTACTTTAGCCAATATAGGGATTTAAGTAACCTACACACCTTATGCTTTCCCTGGCTACTAAATCCTTGAGGCAAAGTCATGTAAGCTTCCTCTTCAAGATCTCCATTCAAAAAAGCATTCTGAATATCCATTTGAAATATAGGTCGGTGCTTGAGAGCAGCAGTGACAATGACAGCCCTCACAATGGTTAGCTTGTCAACAGGAGAGAATGTATCATGAAAATTCAATCCTTCCTATTTTGTAAAGCCTTTAGCAACCAATCTTGCCTTCAATCTTTCTACAGTGCCACATACATTGTACTTTATTTTATACACCCATTTGCAATCAATGGGTGCTTTACCAATAGGTAAGTCAACTACAGACCAAGTATTGTTCTGTTCTAAGGCCTCAATTACAATTTTCATAGCTTCAACCAACCCGTCATTCTTACTATCTTGATGAAAAGAGGATGGTTCAATAACAGtataaaataaggtaagaaatgtTTTAGAAGGAGGAGAGAGTGAGTATAAGAAACGAACTATTGGATAGGATGAGAGGTAGAAGAATTAGATTGTAGGGGTGGATTAACATAGTCAGTCAAAAAAATTGGTGGCTTACTAGTTCTCCCTAACTTTCTAGGTTGAGAAAGGTCAGGTAAGGCAGGAGGACCAAGCTTAGCAGAAGTAGCAAGGTCCATGGGAAAAGAGGAAGGCAAAATGTCTGATGGAATTGATTTTGCAGAAGGAAATGAGTTGGTAGTGAGTAGGGGACTGTTAGGTTCTGAAGGTGAAGCTGGTAAGTTGGTGATTGGATATGAAGGTAGTGAGGCATGTGGTTCTAGCGTAGATGAGACTGACACATGATCCAGTGTTGGAAAAGGAGAGAATGTATCAGAAGTAGTTGCAGGAATGGATGTTGAGGAACCATGCTATGATGAAAGAaatttcccttttgggaatttgaaAGGAAAGATATTTCCCTCAAATATAACATCCTGACTGATAAAAGGTTTTTCCAAAATCAAGGTCATATAGTTTATAGCCTTTATATGTAGAAGCATAACCTAGAAGTACAACAGGAATGAATTTTAGTTGAAATTTGTCATGAAAGTTAGGTCTGGTAGCATAATAAAGACATACAATTGTCCTTAGGTGATCCATTTTAGAGGGACAAACATGAAAAAGCTCATAAGGATTCTTTCCATGTAGGACAGTATTGGGTAGCCTATTGATGATATAGGTGGTTGCTAGAATGCATTCACCCCAAAATTTTAAAGGTAATGCAGCTTGAAACCTCAAAGTTCTGCCTACATCAAGTAAGTGTCTATGCTTCCTTTCTGCAACTCCATTTTGTTTGGGAGTATAGACACAACTACTTTGATGAACAATTCCTTTGGTTTGAAACATATTAGAACAATAGTTGAAAAATTCATAGCCATTATCAGACCTGAAAATTTTGACAGTAGAAGAAAATTGGTTCTCTACCAAATGAAGAAAATTTGATAGAATCACATATACACCACTTTTCAGTCTTAAGAGAAAGGTCCAAGTCATTCTTGAAAAAACATCAACAAGAGTTAGGAAATACCTATAACCATTGTAAGTATTTACTCTATAAGGACCCCACACATATATATGAACAAGTTCAAATGAACATTTAGATCTTGAAGTACTAGCAGGAAAAGGCAGCCTAGTCTGTTTAGCTAATGGACAAACATGATAGTTACAAGAAGTAGAATTAGACAACAAGGTATTTATTGTAGGTATTTTTTGGAGAACTGAATGGGAAGCATGACCAAGTGTTTGATGCCACAACATAGTTGAGGGGGAAGTCTGGATAGTGGTCATACAGGTGGAAGTGGGTGATGCAGCAGGCTTTGAAGGATTAAGGATGTAAAGTTCATCCTTGAGGATACTAATCCCACTCACCTTGACATTGaagaggtcatgaaagagataaagATCAGGATACAAAGAGGCTACACAATTTAATTCCTTGGTATATCTAGACACAGATAACAGATTATACTGAAACTTAGGCACATAAAGTACATCATGTAGAGTTTGAGTGTTAGACAAGGCATATGATCATGTATGTGTAATATGAGTACTTTCTCTATTTAGTAAATGTACTGAAGTAGATTTTGAATAGGGAACATGCTTGGGACAGGATAACAGATCTAGGGATGAAACTATGTGATTTGAAGCACCAGTGTTAATGATCTGCTTAACTTGGTTAGTAATTGAATTACCTGCCATATTTGGTGTTTTTCTTCTACTGGTCCCTTTTCCTTGCTCAACATTTTGAGTATTTGTAGATACTGCTCAGGTGTGAAAATTGGAGTTGTTTCATTGATCATGCCATttatcataccaatttcatcACTTCATGTGTGTTTAGTCTCCTCCATTGCACTCACATCGTGTGCCACTAATGTGTAATTATCATTACCACCCTTCTTTTGTTGTTGAACTTAAAACTTGGTGGATAACCTACCAACTTATTATAAGTGTCTCTTGTGTGTCCCTTCATCTTACAATAGTCACAAAATAGATTTATGCTCTTATACTTCACATTTGAGTTGTTTGCTGACACAAAAGAGTTGCTCTCAATATTCATAGGTCcactttccaaaattccacttTGTACACCATATCCACTACTTAGTCTTTAACTTTTTTCCTGAACTATCATCGAGTATGCTTGATAAAGAGAAGGTGTTGGTCGCATCATTAGTATTTGGCTCTTTGAGGTGCATAAGTGTCATTCAGTCCCATTAAAGACTTCATAATTTCTGTTGGCAAAGAAACTCAACAAATATTTTGTACTTCTCATAGTCACATGGTTCAGGTATTATCGACTCAAACTCATCCCAGAGGTTATTGAGATTAGAGAAGTAAATTGATACACTAGAAATCCCTTGTGTTAAGCAATTGATTTCCCTGTTCATATGGTACACTTTAGTAATGTTAACTTTGTCAAAATGATCCTTAAGTTCATTATAAACCTTTTATGCATTCGAAGAATACACAATTTCTTTTCTGAGTTCCTTAGGCACAGAGCTTAGAATCCATGACTGCACTATGGCATTACCGCGATCCCACTGCCTCAATTGGAAGACTTTCTATTCGTATAGCTCTTTAGTGCAAGTTCCATCAACAAATCCAAGTTTATTCTTCACAAGAAGTGACATCTCCATAGATCGTCCCCATTCTGAGTAATTCTCAGTTCCAATTAGGAGTTGAGGAACAAGCGATGTTCCTGGTGTGTCTGAAGGATGAACATATAGTGGATCATTGCAATCGATCTGTTGATTGCCTGCATGTAAAGATCCAGCTGTGATTTGAGGTGAATCAAGCGTCACTTGAGTAGAGGATTGACAAAAAATGTCAGATTTAGAGAAATCCAAGACGACGAAAAAAGGATATCAAAGAGCAGGTGAAATAGGAGAAAAACGTAGGAAATTGATGTATCTAGAAAGCTTGTTGCTCACTCACAAAGAACCatggctctaataccatgttaaaATCTAGCTCTAAGTTCTGCCATTAACGAGCTTGAGCGAGAGAGAAGAGGAGATAGACAGAGAATGGAAGATAGATGAGAAAGACTTTCTCTATTAGCTGCCTTAAACTGAAAATGAATTGTACACAACCTATTTATCCGAACCAACTTAACCGACTATGTGTAAGAAAAACTAACAAATAACTTCTTAAGTAACTACCTTCTAGAAGCATACTACATAAATACAGAAATGTACAACCATTTACAACTCTTCTAATTTCAACACGACTAATCTTCAAGATATACCTATAAAATACTTCGCATGGACATGGCATAAAGTGTGAAACTCGCTTGAGTTTAAGTGTACGAAGGGGCTAAATAATGCTCAAATGGATGAAAGAATATCCAACACCTTCTTTTCGCTATACATCTATCTTTTCCCTCTTTACATTTTCTCTTAGTTCTACCATTTTTCACTATCTTATTGTCAAATTTTTAGAATTGAAAATGGAGTTGACCACCAAATTTTTACACAATTGACACCCAAAAGTCATGTTGGTGTAGTTAGTGATTGAAGAGAAGAGATGATAACAACCAATTTCAATAATAGGAAATTAAAATAGGAAAACAATAGAAGAGATAGAAGCTATACATAGGTATGCAATTATAGACAATAATTAGATAGATAAAGAATTAATTACCTTTTATTAGGGTTCAAGACCAAGCACCTAGACTATTTGAATCCTAAAGAGTAAATCTCTGTCTTGCAAATCCAAGGATAGAGTAATCAAGGAAACCAAAAGTTCACCCACACTCTCAAAAGTAATCACAATATTCATCCAAGTCTATCTCTAACAATAAAGACATAAGAACTATATATGCTAAAGTTTTATGCTCCaaagaaaaatactaaaataccCTCTATAGTAGGGCCTTCTTGACATGTTTTTGTATTTGGGCCTCTATTGAATACAATTGGGCTCCTAGATGTTAGCTTTGATCCCTTCCTTTTATACATCTACTTTAGCACATTATAGACCTTCAAGTTTTCTTGAATTATTCTATTAAGAGTAAGCTTTTGCAAATTGTTAGGAAGCTAACAAATTCAAGATGGCTATATTGGGATTCATTCGTTCTTCAAAAAGAATTCGTCCTTAAATTTGTAATTCCTTTATCTTGGAAGTACTCACTCTCCCCTTCTTCAAAAGAATTCATCTACGAATTTAGACCTTGCAAAATAAAAACTAGAATAAGAATTAATATGTATGTTGAGTATTGAGATTTGATGATTAACAAAGTTTGTTCAGAAGAAATATCTAAAGAACTACGTCCTCAATGTcgctgcttaactgctttaagaACCAGCTCCTCAGGGTTAAGGACCAGCTCCTTATGGTTGATGATTGTATGTGTTTGCAAGACAGTAACTTTATCTCAAAGTTATCCTGGTCCGAGTTTGGTGGAAGAAGGTTGCTACACATGATAAGGGTCGTTGCCCAAGAAGATACGCATAAATAAGTGAGAGACAAGAGTCTCAAGACTTTGGAGTCCTTGAAACTATAGGAGTCCTATCAAACAAGAAGTTGATTATGCACAGGACTCCTAGAAGATCTTGGAGTCTAGGCATTTAAATACTATCCATCTGGACTACTGAGATTATGCCTTTGCACATCAACTGAAGAACTGCATTTTACACACTGTAGTCGAGCACCAGTATTTTGTTCTTCTTGAGTTAATGCAGTGAATGTGTTTTAGGTAATCAAGCTATAATTAAAGTGTCACAAACAATTAGTGAGTTGGCTGAGTATTTGCTTTACAAGTTAGAGTAACTTGTAAATCAAATAGTTGTAGCAGGAGTACTGAGAGTATTGATTTACAGTCTTGTAATCGATACATTTTGGCTCATTGTTATGGTGGAATTGAAGTTAACAATCCTACGCAGTATGTCGTGATTTTTGTACCTTTTGAGCCGGGTGATTTTTCACGTAAAATTGTTGTTTTTACTTTACTGCTTATTTTACTTTACATTTAAGAAGTACGGTAAAGAGCCAAATTCTTTAGTAATTCATAAGGGCactcaaactaacaattggtatcagaacaGGTTCTCTCACACACATGGCTAACACCTAGAGAGATCTTGAAAGCAAAACGAGTGCTCCACCCGTAATTAATGAAGGACAATCAACTACCAGACCACCCATGTTCAATGAAAAATATTACAATTGGTGAAAAGCAAGAATGAAAGATTTCTTGACAGCTAAAGTCTATGAACTATGGATCATAGTGAACCAAGGTCCATTAACTCCTACTAATCATAAATCACAAAATGAAATAGTTCCTAAGGACCCCTCAGAATTTGTGGCAACAGATTTTagaatgatggagaagaatgcaaAGGTTAAGAAAATCCTTACCTGTGGACTTGGTCCTGGTGAGTACAATAGAATATCTGCTTGCTCCAATGCAAAGGAGATCTGGGATGCACTCCAAACTGCTCATGAAGGAACAAATCAAGGGAAGAGATCAAGGATAGAATTGCTTATGAGAAACTATGAGATCTTTTTCATGACGGAGTCTGAGCCCATCCAGGAGATGATGACTAGGTTTACTTCATAACTACTACTCTTACTACAGGATGCTTACCTAGGCAAACTTAGATTCAGCTCTACCTAAACTTTTCTAGTTCACCCCTAATATTCCTCACTTGTCCGACTGTTGCTGAGCAGTTTTTGGATATCAAACGGACCTCCCCAGAAGGTAATTTTAATATGATTTCCCCCTTATGTAATCGACCAGCCCTTAAGAAAGAGGCTTAAGTCATCGATGGAAATCTGATAACACTTTTCTTTTTGCTCCGCGAGCAAGGAGCGAGCTAAGTAAATCTTACTTGAAAATGAGTGAGATTCGATTATTTTGCCTATgtagttttgttttgtcatttttttCCTTATTCTCTATGATCCCAAAAATTTACATAATACGTATCATTACATTTTCATCTCAATTTTTTAGAAATTAACTAATGAATTGATGTTACTTGGAAAGGTGTTCACCTTAGAAGATTTGGTTAGCAAAGTTCTAAGGATCCTTCCAGCTTCATGGGAATCGAAAGTCACAACTATTCAGAAAGCCACAAAGCTGGACAAGATCTCACTTGATGAGTTGGTTGGAAACTTAAAGACTCATGGAATGAGAAAAATAGAACTGCGTAAGGAAGAACCAAAAAGGGATAAGGTCTTGTTCCTTAAAGCGTCGGAAGAAGATGAATTTGACAGTGATGATCCTGACCTAGCAATGTTTGCTAAGTTCAAGAAGTTCATGAAGAACTCCAAAAATTCATCTAAGAGACAGACTAGCGGTAAGCCTAAGCAGATCGAAAAAGCTATATTATGATGGGTGCTACAAGTATAGCAAGCTAGACCACATGGTCAAGGACTGCCCAATGTGAAAAATTGAGTGGAGAAAAAACAAGCTGAAAAGGAGAAACAGTAAAAGATGAGAGAAAAGGGTCCCAACAAAGAAAAAATTCTAGGTAAAGGATTAACTGAAGCAATGAAGCAGGCATTTCTAGTAGTATATGAGGATAGTGGAAGTGATAAAAAGGAAGAGAAGGAGGATGAGGCCATAAGTCTCTATGGTGTAATTGATGAACAATATGCAGTGGAGACAGAACCTCCAGTACAACTTGGAATACACATTGGAAGGCCTCCTCTATTTGATGGACATCACTATGATGAATGGAAGATTCGTATGGAAATGTTCCTTCAGGCCACTGACTTTGACCTATGAGTGATCAATAGGATAAGCTTGAAAATGAACTAAGAAGGGCTAAAGATAATCTTTGTGATGCTGAATGTAGGAATAAAGTCTGCAAGAAAAATCTAGGAAAGGCTAGTTATGAACTATCTAGGCTAAGAAAATGGCATAGATCCATAGATGCTTTGAATTGGCTGAATGAAAACTGCAACACTAACAAATCAGGAATTGGCTACAGAAAAACCTGTTCCCAAATTTGATCCAAAGTATATAGGAATTTCTGATAACAAAATGTGCACTCATTATGGAAAGGTAGGACGCTTTAGAGATACTTGTCCTGCCTTAATACATGCTTAGTTTAAGAAAACCTTTGGTCTTGCTAAAAATGTGAAGAAGGAGGAGGAACCAAAAGCCAAGCCTCTTGTCCATACTAACTGGAATATGGTTAACAAGAATATAGTTATTAATCCTCTTCCCTTCTGGGCAAGAGGAGATCTAATTCATTCTTTTTCAAATAAAAAGGGACCCAagctagtttgggttcctaagaaaAACTTGTGATTTCTAGTGCAGGCTAAAGTGAGAGGTAACAATCAAGACTAGTATCTGAACAGTGGATACTCAAGGCATATGActggagaaaagaaaaactttctcTCACTGACAGCCTTCCATGGAAGGAGTGTGTCATTTGGAAATGGGAAAAAAGGCCAGATAACAAGTATTGATAAGGTCGGTAAATCACTCTCTCATGCTATAAAAGATGTATATAATATCGTAGGTCACAAACATAATCTTCTTAGCATCTCTTAAATGTGTGataaaggaaataaaataaaattcaattCCAAAGTCTACATTTTCACTAAGCTTGATACTGATGAAGTTGTGTTAAAAGGTAAGAGACAAAACAATGTTTACAAGATATCCATTATGTCTCTTCTTCAGAGTGAGCACACATGCTTAAGTGTAGTTGAGGATGATCCACTTTTATGGCATAGAAGATCGGGTCATGCCAATCTTTCTCAACTTAACAAGTTGGCAACAAAAGACTTGGTCCTTGGCCTACCAAAAGTTTAGTTCTCCTCAAAAAAGGTTTTTGATGCATGTGTTAGAGGGAAACATGTAAGGTCACCTTTTAAATCTAAAAAAGGTTGTCAGCAACTCCAAACCTCTGGAACTCCTTCACATAGAACTATGTGGACCAATGAAAATGAGGAGCAGAGGAGGTAAGAGGTATGTTTTTGTCTGTAAAAcgcaacaaaatggtgttgtagaaagaaagaatagaTCTCTAGAAGATATGGAGAGGACCATGTTGATTGATAGTGGACTGCCTAAGAGCTTCTAGGCTGAGACAGTCAATACTTCTTGCTACTTGCTAAACGGATGCATGGTCAGATCTATTCTTGAGaaaactccctatgagttacttcgAGTGAGGGAGCCCAATATCACTTACCTGAGAGCATTTGAGTGCAAtactttgtgcacaataatgacAAAGAAGCTCTAGGTAAGTTTACTGGCAGGAGTGATGAGGGAATTTTCTTGGGTTACTCTCCACATAGTAAGACCTACAAGTTTTTTaataaaagaactatgtgtgtagaagaaaaTGTTAATGTTATTTTTTATGAATCTAACAATTTGGCTTAGAAAGGTTTGCAGGATGATGATTATAATATAGGACTCACTAGTGAAGGAGCTCCTAAGGAACCTGAACTTCAACCTGAAGATGGATTCGGAGATCACAAGGCAGTTGACAATGATCATGAGCAACAAGAAAAAGACAAAACTACTCTGACTGCTAACTAGGATGATGAATCTATACTTGTTGAACCTGTTCC
This region includes:
- the LOC138874927 gene encoding uncharacterized protein, whose protein sequence is MKDFLTAKVYELWIIVNQGPLTPTNHKSQNEIVPKDPSEFVATDFRMMEKNAKVKKILTCGLGPGEYNRISACSNAKEIWDALQTAHEGTNQGKRSRIELLMRNYEIFFMTESEPIQEMMTRFTS